Part of the Candidatus Fusobacterium pullicola genome, AATTTTATTTGATTTAACCATTCTGCTGGGAATCCTATATAAGCTTCCATTGAGCTATCATCTATCACTGTAAATAAAGTATCTGTTGCTGAAACTTTATTTCCTACTTTTCCGAAAAGATTTCCTACAACTCCAGAAATCTCTGCTTTTCTAGATAACTTATCATAATCAGATTTTGCCGATTCATAACTAGCTTTTGCTGATTCATAAGCTCCTCTAGCACTAATATAATTATTTTCATAATTTACATATTCAAGATATGAAACCAATTCTTCATTATATAATTTTTTAAATTTTTCATAATTGTTTTTAGCTATCTCCATTGCCGCTTTACTTGAAGCATAATTAGCCTTTGCTGTAAAATAAGCTGACTCTGTTGTACTATCTGAAAGTACCATCACTAATTCACCTTTTTTTACTTTATCTCCGTTTTTCTTTAATATTTTCTCGATTGTTCCACCTTTTTCAGTTTGATGGTTAACTTTCTCCTTTGGCTCAAGAACAGCATCAGTTCTAAAAACCTGATTCATTGTTCTTACTGCTACTCCCTCAGTTACAACATATTTAACAGGTTTTTCTATTACTTGTTCTTCTTTCTCTTTCCCACAACCTACTAGTATTAGCATTAATACAAATACTAAATATTTAGCTTTTTTCATCTTTTTCCTCCTGATAATATATTTTATTTTTAAATTAACATTGATCTATATTTTTCAAAAGCATATAGATAATCAATAACTACTTGGTTATAACCTACTTTAGCTTCTCTAACCTGTGTCTCAGAGGCTAAAAAATCAATAGTTGAAATTAAGCCAGCAGCATATTTTTCCTTATCTATCTTATAGTTTTCTATAGCTGCCTCTAAAGCTCTTCCTTTAGAATCTCTCTCTTTTTCTAATTTAATCAATTCTAAGTAAGCATCTGTTACATTAATATCAATAGTATCTTTAGAAATTTTTTCTCTTAACTCCTCTTGCTCTTTTGAAATAGCTGCTACTCTATAGCTATCATAGTTCTTCCCAAATTCAAATACATTCCAAGTTATTTGAACTCCTCCTCTCCATTCAGCATCATCCATAGTAGCATTGTATTTTCTTCTATCTGACTCTACTCCGTAACTAGCAAAAGCACTTACTTGTGGTAACATATCTGCTCTTGCTACTTTTCTTTGAGCATCTGCCATATCTACATACTTACTAGCAACCATTGCATCTATACTCTCTGTAAGAGCTTGATTTAAGTCTGCTTTAAAATCTATGTTTCTACTTAAATACATAGGTACATCAAACTCTACAACTGTTAAATCCTCTGTTCTTGGTAAACCAAGTTTTAATTTTAGATTTTCTTTCTGAACTGCTATCTGATTTTGTGTCCCTATAATTTGTGATTCTACTTCTAATATAGAGTATTCTGTCTTTAACATATCTGCTTTTGTTATCAATCTTAAATCTAATTGAGCCTTTTGTTTATCATAAGTTGCTTTTAATTCCTCTCTTGAAGATATTAAAGCCTCTAAATCTTTTTCATTTCTAACTATATCTGAATAAACTTGAATTGTTTCTAATCTAATATCTCTTTGAGATCCTAAATACAAAAGATCTGCAATATTTTTATAAGCATTAGCATATTGAATTCCACCTAGAATTGCTCCCCCTTGAAAAATAGGCTGAGATATAGTTATTTTTTGTAAATATCCACCTTTTGCATCAGTTTCTCTCTTTTTTCCACTGTCTAATCTTTGACTTGGTCTCTCTTCTACTGTTATCTTTCTGTCATACTCACTTCTAGTGTATGAACCAGTGTATATTACACTTGGAAGAGCATTCTTAAATGCTATCCCTACATTTAATTTTGCTGTTTCTACATCTTTTTGAGATATTTTGATCTCTTTACTATTATCTAAAGCCATTTGAATAGCTTGATCAAGAGTCAGCTCTCTTGCAAAAACAGAACTACTTAATACCAAAAGTAATCCCCAAATCTTTTTCATAATTTACCTCCTAATATGTTAAA contains:
- a CDS encoding TolC family protein; this encodes MKKIWGLLLVLSSSVFARELTLDQAIQMALDNSKEIKISQKDVETAKLNVGIAFKNALPSVIYTGSYTRSEYDRKITVEERPSQRLDSGKKRETDAKGGYLQKITISQPIFQGGAILGGIQYANAYKNIADLLYLGSQRDIRLETIQVYSDIVRNEKDLEALISSREELKATYDKQKAQLDLRLITKADMLKTEYSILEVESQIIGTQNQIAVQKENLKLKLGLPRTEDLTVVEFDVPMYLSRNIDFKADLNQALTESIDAMVASKYVDMADAQRKVARADMLPQVSAFASYGVESDRRKYNATMDDAEWRGGVQITWNVFEFGKNYDSYRVAAISKEQEELREKISKDTIDINVTDAYLELIKLEKERDSKGRALEAAIENYKIDKEKYAAGLISTIDFLASETQVREAKVGYNQVVIDYLYAFEKYRSMLI
- a CDS encoding efflux RND transporter periplasmic adaptor subunit produces the protein MKKAKYLVFVLMLILVGCGKEKEEQVIEKPVKYVVTEGVAVRTMNQVFRTDAVLEPKEKVNHQTEKGGTIEKILKKNGDKVKKGELVMVLSDSTTESAYFTAKANYASSKAAMEIAKNNYEKFKKLYNEELVSYLEYVNYENNYISARGAYESAKASYESAKSDYDKLSRKAEISGVVGNLFGKVGNKVSATDTLFTVIDDSSMEAYIGFPAEWLNQIKLGEEVQVEVPDINKTLVGKIIEINPIAENDTKKFKIKVAINNNDKVVKDGMYSFITVPAGKIESLSVSDEAIFVRNLLSYVYKVENGVAKRIEVSTGATNLPYTQISSKDIKEGDKIVVKGIFGLEEGDKVEESTTNK